A DNA window from Carassius gibelio isolate Cgi1373 ecotype wild population from Czech Republic chromosome A8, carGib1.2-hapl.c, whole genome shotgun sequence contains the following coding sequences:
- the LOC128018334 gene encoding 8-oxo-dGDP phosphatase NUDT18 isoform X2, translating to MDSKAEILEETLEMLLKGEGLEMREFDSVPEQVKPVILRKSVCYIVSGVIFNSKDEVLMVQEAKTECYGRWYLPAGRMEERESIIEALQREVKEEAGIDCQPITLLMVQEQGPKWVRFVILAEEKGGSLKTTAEADSESLQAQWWDRESPLPLRAPDVLPLIEAGIKYRRNPSFPTLQPVDLPCHVICQRLFVTFISSNGSNEPRLWLLVSSNDATPHPSLPIAVSVDTYNTIPWAAHRLIKECIPSSSIHVQTCGILGVQHNGRIPGKTDGICFNMLVLLENVEDGAEISSPPPLEGDAYRWHDVTNPSLKAKIIQRIKEKSVLPVQSL from the exons ATGGACTCAAAGGCAGAGATTCTGGAGGAGACCTTAGAGATGCTTTTGAAGGGTGAAGGACTCGAGATGAGAGAGTTTGATTCAGTCCCTGAACAAGTGAAGCCTGTCATACTGAGGAAAAGTGTGTGTTACATTGTCAGCGGAGTTATCTTCAACTCAAAG GATGAGGTGTTAATGGTTCAGGAGGCAAAGACGGAGTGTTATGGCAGATGGTATCTCCCTGCGGGACGCATGGAGGAGCGTGAAAGCATTATAGAGGCGCTGCAGAGAGAGGTCAAGGAGGAGGCAGGAATAGACTGCCAGCCAATCACACTGCTGATGGTTCAAGAACAAGGACCAAAGTGGGTTCGCTTCGTCATCCTTGCAGAGGAAAAAG GAGGCTCTCTAAAGACAACAGCAGAAGCAGATTCTGAATCCCTTCAAGCTCAGTGGTGGGACCGCGAGTCCCCACTTCCTCTTCGCGCACCTGATGTACTGCCCCTCATtgaagctggaatcaaatatCGCCGAAATCCCTCATTTCCTACATTACAACCTGTTGACCTCCCATGTCACGTTATCTGCCAAAGACTTTTCGTCACATTCATCTCCAGCAACGGTAGCAATGAGCCCCGTCTGTGGCTGCTTGTGAGCAGCAATGATGCCACTCCTCATCCCAGTCTTCCTATAGCAGTATCAGTTGATACATACAACACAATACCATGGGCTGCACACAGGCTGATTAAGGAGTGCATTCCTTCGTCATCCATACATGTTCAAACATGTGGCATTCTTGGAGTGCAACACAACGGGAGAATTCCAGGGAAAACAGACGGGATCTGCTTCAACATGCTTGTGCTGTTGGAAAATGTAGAGGATGGGGCTGAAATCAGCAGCCCACCACCATTGGAGGGTGATGCTTACAGATGGCATGACGTGACCAATCCGAGTCTGAAGGCAAAGATAATACAGAGAATTAAAGAAAAATCTGTTCTGCCTGTTCAGAGTCTATAG
- the LOC128018334 gene encoding 8-oxo-dGDP phosphatase NUDT18 isoform X1 yields MLCFQYSSSLSLPAVLGNPRMDSKAEILEETLEMLLKGEGLEMREFDSVPEQVKPVILRKSVCYIVSGVIFNSKDEVLMVQEAKTECYGRWYLPAGRMEERESIIEALQREVKEEAGIDCQPITLLMVQEQGPKWVRFVILAEEKGGSLKTTAEADSESLQAQWWDRESPLPLRAPDVLPLIEAGIKYRRNPSFPTLQPVDLPCHVICQRLFVTFISSNGSNEPRLWLLVSSNDATPHPSLPIAVSVDTYNTIPWAAHRLIKECIPSSSIHVQTCGILGVQHNGRIPGKTDGICFNMLVLLENVEDGAEISSPPPLEGDAYRWHDVTNPSLKAKIIQRIKEKSVLPVQSL; encoded by the exons ATGCTTTGCTTTCAGTATTCATCTTCTCTTTCATTACCGGCGGTTTTAG GCAACCCCAGGATGGACTCAAAGGCAGAGATTCTGGAGGAGACCTTAGAGATGCTTTTGAAGGGTGAAGGACTCGAGATGAGAGAGTTTGATTCAGTCCCTGAACAAGTGAAGCCTGTCATACTGAGGAAAAGTGTGTGTTACATTGTCAGCGGAGTTATCTTCAACTCAAAG GATGAGGTGTTAATGGTTCAGGAGGCAAAGACGGAGTGTTATGGCAGATGGTATCTCCCTGCGGGACGCATGGAGGAGCGTGAAAGCATTATAGAGGCGCTGCAGAGAGAGGTCAAGGAGGAGGCAGGAATAGACTGCCAGCCAATCACACTGCTGATGGTTCAAGAACAAGGACCAAAGTGGGTTCGCTTCGTCATCCTTGCAGAGGAAAAAG GAGGCTCTCTAAAGACAACAGCAGAAGCAGATTCTGAATCCCTTCAAGCTCAGTGGTGGGACCGCGAGTCCCCACTTCCTCTTCGCGCACCTGATGTACTGCCCCTCATtgaagctggaatcaaatatCGCCGAAATCCCTCATTTCCTACATTACAACCTGTTGACCTCCCATGTCACGTTATCTGCCAAAGACTTTTCGTCACATTCATCTCCAGCAACGGTAGCAATGAGCCCCGTCTGTGGCTGCTTGTGAGCAGCAATGATGCCACTCCTCATCCCAGTCTTCCTATAGCAGTATCAGTTGATACATACAACACAATACCATGGGCTGCACACAGGCTGATTAAGGAGTGCATTCCTTCGTCATCCATACATGTTCAAACATGTGGCATTCTTGGAGTGCAACACAACGGGAGAATTCCAGGGAAAACAGACGGGATCTGCTTCAACATGCTTGTGCTGTTGGAAAATGTAGAGGATGGGGCTGAAATCAGCAGCCCACCACCATTGGAGGGTGATGCTTACAGATGGCATGACGTGACCAATCCGAGTCTGAAGGCAAAGATAATACAGAGAATTAAAGAAAAATCTGTTCTGCCTGTTCAGAGTCTATAG